The region GAGACATAAACTTCTTCTTTATTAGAAGCTTTGATTTCATATTCTAAGCTTTAAGAAAATTAGAAAGTTTTATTGTTCTACGAGGTTTTTTCCGGTTCAGTTCAGAATAGTCGAACAATAATCTCAAATATCTTGTTGTCCGGATTGAGGGCTTGTCCAAGGGGTTGCCATGCCACCCCCTGCCCCCCCCTCACACTCCAACTTTTCCTTTTCTCCAAACATACCCCTAATCTTTCTTTTTACAAGAAAAATTAGTTATtagatttggatttgtatgtAATTACCACCCCCACCCAacttattttcttctttaaaatACTGCTCTAATTTTTATTTCGTGAAATTGCATTAGGTGGGGTCATATCTCATAAAGGCGTGTATCTTccaaaacacaaaattaaacaaCTGTTTTTACTTTACTTAACCCTctaaaatgtttgtttttttaatgtttatgcCAAAAAAAGGACCGAATTATGAATATGTAAAGCAATTACTAGACCGTGTGGGCAACAAAGCATGGTCCGGTATATATCGCCTCAGGAGTGTGACCATACTAATTTATAGACGACCAATTTATACAAGTCCAATATATTTACGGGGTCAAGAGGCGAGCTCTGCCATCTCTCTAAGTTAGAGAGAGAAACTTTCCTAGAGAGCTAAAGTTCGGTTTTTCTTCGATCTTGAGCGTAGGAGACGGTGATCTTCGGCTTTTAGCCGGAAATCATCGTCTCTTAGCTCGTTTTTTGCTATGTTTGCGTTAATTTTCGAATAAATTGCTCCGTTTCTTGGAGAATTGTGTGTTTTTCTGGGTGTTTTTGTTCGGTTTCAGTTTTATTTGTCCATGTTGgtacaaaaattgaatttgaaaagataagaaaaagaaaagtgctAAGTGAGAGTAAAGAGAGTATtgtggaaatcccacattgcttaggagagctCATTTAATTGAGCTTATAAGGGTGATCTCTCAcacttgggtttgggccccaaggggtacccagttttgtgaaccggctaggagttacatcctacccgatttaccacacacgcgcgcCGTCCGGTCGGTCGGCCGGCTGGTCTGGTCAGGTTCGGTTTTAgcacttaataaattttttatttctgaaatctttttgtaacggttttatttttgaataaaacacaATCCCTGATTTGTCTCCCACGTTTTGACTGACTGTTTTAAtaaaggaaaacgttttgatttaattttaccgtttcagttttattattGCTATAAAACTGCTGTCTTCCCCATCAGATAAAACAAGTTTAACAGAACAGCTATTTtcttacaaaaacaaaactgaGTTCTTGAGCAATAAACAGAAAGGTGTAATTGACCGCTGAATACAGTGCAGTATTCATCGGAgttcggctgttttatcctggggGCGACGTAGTACGTACGACTGCTTGCACAATCAGAGGCAgagccgcgaaacgtcttaaagagagcgacctagtccgcgactcagccagaAACATTGTTTGGTAATTTCGTTCCATTTCATAAACTGTTCCAACAGTCCAGATCCTTGGTTCGTTCAAGACTTTTCAGCGTTTGTTCAAACTTCAGCTTCACGTTCTTGAAGATTCAAGGTTTTTTTTTCATCGTTCGAAGTATCTTAGCAGCGGAACAAGTGGTTAATAGAAGTTATGGGGTACGATTGGTGCCAGGGAATTCTTTACACTTGAATTCATCCTGTTTTTAGTCACCTGTTAAATTTGTATCTTTAAATTTCTATTGTTGTTTCGTTTCTTTTTGTAGGTCGATTATAGGGTTTTCagatgttttttatatttttttaatttgatctaCGATGTACTTCGACGGTAGGGTGTAATCTgtaatttttatcaatattactatcttttgacaaaaaaaaaatatatttacggACTATATGATAAGTccaatataaataaaacattttctaaAGAATTTGTAGTAAATCACAATAATTCCTGCAAGTTGCAATCACATCACTTCATTTGACTTaattttctttcatatttggTAACCAATTGCTTGTGACTAATTAGTACACATTCAAAGTTCACATTTGATGGAACAattcagataaataaaaataaaaataaatttcatacgGTCAAATATAGCGTCAATTAAgttaaccttaatatatatatatatatttttttttatccgtagataaaaagatacaaaaataGCCATTAAAAAATGGCTAACCAAAGAGAACATACAAAAATAAGCTAAGAATAAGCTAAGGAagcaataaaagaaaatttagcTCTCTGCGCCCACTTATGTGCTTCCTTATTAGCTGAGCGAGGGATATACTGAAATTCCGTTGATACAAAGGAATCTGAAAGACGCCAAATATCGTCACAAATGTCTTGCCAGAAAATATTATCACATTTTCTAGCATTAATAGTATTAGACACTTGGAGAGCGTCACCTTCAAACCGAACGTAATTCCAAAATTGACTTCTGGCCCAATTCAAAGCTTCTCTTAAGGCTAACAGTTCTAAAATTCCCGGATCCCATATATGACGAAACACAGCAGAAAATCTGGAGATTACAGAACCCCGAGAGTTTTTAGCAATAACTCCTATAGCGCCAAATTTTTGCGTGGTTGCAACAGCCGCATCATAAGAAATTGTAATACAATTATTGGATGCAATTGAAGCAGAAGGACGATGATGATTGCGCAAAGCAGAGGAAACTGACGGAAGTACATACTGAGAATCTTGAAATTCCTTAGAAGCTTCAGAACTTAGAAGAATAACCTCTGAGACTGACCAAGTCTGAGAACGAAACAGCATATTATTTCTAGCTTTCCAAATAAACCAGAGGTGAAAACTGAATAGTTGAACTGAAGCCATTCCTCCTAGATGATACAAATCCTGAACTATACGAACCCAGTAATCAGCAAAAGAATGGCTTGCCTCCCAAAAAGGACGAAAACTGAAAGAGGAGGCAAACCAGATTGCTTGAGCTCTAGGGCAATGAAAAAGAATATGAGAAATAGATTCATCTTGATTACAAACAATACAGCGCAAGTTTTTGTAACCTTAATATATAGACATAGCTATGGATAGATCATAGAAATAACCCATTTTCAAATTCTTAaactatatatgttttattcatCTGttccttaaactattttttatcctTACCTGATCTTTCAACTTAGCAAAAAATCATTTTCGAGTCTTTAATTGACAAAAACGACGCTGTTTAGGgtaataaaattgtattttcaaaaataacaaagCAGCGTCGTTTTTAAGGATCAGATAAggaaaaaatagtttaagacCGAATGAACAAAACAAATATAGTTTAGAGACCTGAAAATGGATTACTACTAAATCATAAATGATTACTGATGAGTACAAGTTCAAGTTCACATGTAACCGAATTATGAACAACTCTGCTCTATTGTTTATCCAAGTCACATTTTGTGACattgttaaaataaatacattaaGTCAAGTAATCTACTGTACTGTTAAATAATTACCTTATGAAATAATTAAGCTTATAAAGGAAATTTTATTAGAACTAACTGTTTTCTGTGAATTTTTTAGAAAACGGTTGGTGACTTTCGTGTGTGTGAGCGTATCCTCAAACTAGaaattttgagataaaaaatTAAGCGATTGTAACGGTTTTCAAAGGACCTAAAAAATTTTAAgagtttttaaacaaatttactgatagtttttaaaaattaaagagagcttttgtaaaaaaaaaaattgaagttggCAGTTGACACTGTAATTGGAATTACGATTTGAAATAATGTTGAAAACATAAATAGAACTAAGAAAATGTAAATTACAGTACAATCTCTGAAAGTTTtcgaatttttatttaattttgttggaTTTGTAATTGTcgtcttttttctcttttaaagtGTTTCTTCATAAAATAATCACTTTTTTCGACTGTCCACGTTCTCCAACTTTCAGATTCTCCGCTGTGATAAAATTTGCCGCATTAATAAACTTTACTGCacatgttaaaattgaaaattctgAGTTGTAGACTTGTTTATTTGAACTTCAGCATTTCCTTAATTTCTTTAGGCTTTGAAATTCTTGCTCTTTCGAACTTTAAAACTTacagatttttttaatttgggtcTAGACACACCATTAAcaattagattaattaattaatggatTTGGATGGTTGGAAGTAATGGTTGGTTTTAAGAATAATGCATGCATAATTGCATatatacaatttaatttaaactatgCTACCTTCCAAATAATGCAAATTACGTAACACACGTTTTTGACTAACAGTTTGCATGTGAAACTATATTATTATTCCtattttattcaataatttttacttaACATGAGTCCAGATGATGTAAACACACCCCTTAGTTTAGGACGACTTATTTCCTTATCTACACATTTAGACTGCTTTAGCTCCACTCTTgtctcattaaaaaaaaaatatgatgtcCCAACTAGTTGCGGAtctagaatttattttataaaataaataaaattgtgtTTAAACTTTATAACgtgagaaaaattaataaaatataaattataaaattgataaattggtaaattataaatattaagttgctaaaaatatagtttaattCTATatcgatattttaaaaaaaaatataatgtgcAACTATCTATCGTACGCTCTTTCTTAATCTGCTCTTAATTCCAATTGTTTTTTATATGTGACTAGAAAGTAAGGGTTTGTGCAAAGAAATAAACACACAACTTTAACAATAATTATGCATCGTCAATACTATTTGAGTTATCATTTGTTTGTTGATgctttaattgtcaaaaatataaaatgctaACAATTATTGTACATTGTATTtcgattaaaataataaaaaaaagaacgcAATGAATAATTCTAGTGATAATATCATGTTcgaaatatgaatttttttattctatacaTTATCTTCATCcatcataataataaaaaataaataaaaaattcatagtTCCATACCATAattttaatatcattattatCAATATTTTTAGGTGAAATTACAGCTGAGTTATTATTcgatcaaattattttaaaatccctCAATTACAATTaacagtttaatattttttatttaaaaattctatttaatggtccttcatttttaattatgttaactATTAGACCTCTCCGTTAATTTGGGCAATTACTTTCAAATGATTTAgtattttactttaaaatttgttaaagaTTTAGtctctcacttttaattttgttaataatttgtacatcactttcaaacgatttgatacctcacttttaattccgttaataatttgatatccCAAATTAACAGAAGGGTTGAATTGAAAGTGAGTAATCATTAAGTAAGATTTTTCAAACAAAGGGTATCAGAATATTAATTATCATATATATGAAGAGtctcataatatttttttcttatttactaattacatataaaatatcattactAATGAATTATATCTCAAATAATATAAGCATATGACGGCATTTTGTTAGGTCgtcgattttattttttttacaaatgctctctttctaattatcaaaaaattgtaagatatcattaaattatattattgtttgctatacataaataactaataattattatatcaaaataattaaagtttccttaaaaaaattaaatttaaaatatcctatgatatattttgtttttttggttgTCCATCCGATTTTCAGGGCTTcaccctgactaatccggattcAACCCGCGTCGTGCACCTAGCATGGTAGGTGAGTCTGCCAACAaggattttctgcattcacaggGCTCGAATCTGAGATCTTatttaaacgatatcaaaccgcttaccacttgaatCACCCccttaaaaatacatatattcttataaaaatctcataaataattaaacagATTGTCTAGCTTGATTTTATCTAATTAGAAATTACATTAACATTTAAAACTCAACATTATCATGTGGGGTGATTGCTTACCAAACTGAACCTCAAAGGATGCTTCCTAGCTTCTTTCCTTTGGGCCTCTCTTGATAACTACACTCTATCTTCCTATATTTTCTTTTACTAtatttaaacaaattcaaaaggtCAAATTCTAAGGAAAAAGAGGTCCTTAACACCCCATTTGTTTACTTCCTTCCtcttaaaataacatttaaataaataaacaatttaatacgATCTAGTTGAAAATTAATCTTTTTGTCTAAtttgttcttttaaaataatttaaatatataaataggatattaatgattttatagtatattttttattaaaatatttaaataacatatgtttcaattttttaattataattagaaaaataagatataacctataattttaaaacgacaaaaatacaaaaatgacATGCCGATTTAAGACCAGAATATAGcacattatataaatatattttttccaaaattttatcatttttattttaactttatcaaattataatactATCTCATTAATGAATAATTTTCTATTGTGATTTTATTAATAGTTCAAACAGTCTGTGCGATgataaatttctataaaatttatagagTCAATTTATAAGTGTCAAATAATTCTCATTTCCGGTTTTCaagttaataatttaatttgtttactCATCACAcacaaaattatttattcattttgatatatacataaattttttataagatGAGTAAGATTGTATGAAAATTATTAAGATGGACAAAATTAGCAAACTATAAAACTTAAGATggataaattgtaaattttaaggtggtaaaattatattatttgattatatattaatatttttttaagagatttaaaattataaagttgaTAATTGTGCATCATAAATTCTTTCTAGCTCTGTCTCtgatatatgtatatatattaattttatacaattaattataaattttgaaaaagataaattatattatattcaccttaataaaaaaaaacaagattaaatcaatgaaatgaaaaatagaaaagttatATACAAAGTCAGAAGTCACAACATCGGCATCACAATCCGCAAGCCTACAAAAATTTGCCGCCTTTCCTAAAAATCTTAGCCACCACCTCGAGCCTAGTTACATCTGACAGTAGCCGAATGTTTCTCTtataatcaaaatgaaaaaaatgtagACTGCCACGTGTCACTTACAACTCAAACAACTGAGTCACCACCGAGTTTAATTTGAGTCCGATTGGTCTCATCTCTACCTTTCTCAATATCTGACTCGTTCAAAGACCCGGCACCGCCACTCACAGCATTACCTGACGGAGACGACGCGTTTCCTTTTCTTTCTCTACTTAACATCCTCGTAAACGACAACATACGACTCATCGGCGATCTGTAAGACGACGGTGACTCGGTGGCTGACTCGTCCTCCAAAATTCCGTTTCTTCTAGGGACTTCAACAGTAATGCTGCATCTTTCATTAAACGACGACGTAGACGCATCCGTGTGGCTCTCGGGTAAACAAGAACCCGAGCCGACTTCTTTAATTTCAGAAACAGGATTATCTGCTACGGGTTCAACAGGAGACCGGCAAATAGGACACGTGGAATGAGAATGAAACCACATGTCAATACACTCAATATGAAACGAGTGATCACATTTGGGTAACACCCGACCCGTTTCGTTTTCTTCAAACTCCGACAAACAAACCGCGCACTCAATAGAATCCGGGTGGGTCTTCGACGAGTAAACAAACAAAGGCAAAGATTTCAAAACCGCCGCATCAAGTCCACCAGAGGGGGCAGTAAAACCACTCGCCTGAGGATTAGCCGGGTCAACGTAGAAAACAAGCTGCGTCCGGCGGGTACGAGCACGGCGGAGCTGGCGGCGACGAGCATTGAGAAGATACCAACGAGCGTAGAGATGGAGACAGACCATCATAACAACAACGAAAAACAACACAACAATCGCCGACAGCATAATTCTACCGCTAAGAGCGTAGCCTTTGCCCATAAATCCATTATCATCATTATTTGGATTATCCAGATCCATTATCAAGCTCTGAGTATAATTTCCGAAGTGTCGGATCTAAATTAAATAACGCGACGACGACAAAacggacaactctattggaacggAACGAGTACGAGAGTTGAGTGTTTTGGGTGAAATGAAGAGAGAGTTGTTAAGAGTAGGAATGAATAAATAAAGTTGTGAAGAGAAGAGGAAGGTTCTTGAGGGTTTCTTAAGGAAGTgggaaattaaaaaattattatatgtcTGATAATTCTGGTTTATTGGTATATTTTGAATGATTGACTTCCTAAAAGGGAACGCAAGACGCCATTGTTGACGCGggatttccttttttttctttgtatCGATTATACTATTTGTCTTTTATTTGTTTCCATCTTTTACTGTGGTTGATttgttagttttaaaattttaattagggTAATCCCAATTAAAACTATGGATTATGAGATTAATAATTATCATATCAAAAATGTATATGATTTATATGGTACTCCAATTAATTTTCTGTCAATATATTAGCAGTAAATTACGTTTATAGTATCTAATGTTTCTGGGATTGagtgtttaatttaatttaatatcttttgaattaattacgtttcaaataaaaaatatgcacttttaaagtaatatttttttcatcttaATATTAGTTCATTTttccattttatattttttaaaagtctcatttatttttaaataagtaaTAGTTTCACAAttgttttttagtgttttttatttatttaaaatccacAAATAATCTAATACTTATTGTTGTCTATTGAAATATAAttctaacaaaataaattagtgattatattaaataatacaCTCTagcaaataacttttatatgtaaattaaaaGAACATTTATTACTATTGTTTTTCTCATCGTATCTCTATTTAATGATATCTTGTAATTTGCAAGTAAAAATcatgaattataaaaagaaaaaggagataa is a window of Mercurialis annua linkage group LG2, ddMerAnnu1.2, whole genome shotgun sequence DNA encoding:
- the LOC126670649 gene encoding RING-H2 finger protein ATL2; this translates as MDLDNPNNDDNGFMGKGYALSGRIMLSAIVVLFFVVVMMVCLHLYARWYLLNARRRQLRRARTRRTQLVFYVDPANPQASGFTAPSGGLDAAVLKSLPLFVYSSKTHPDSIECAVCLSEFEENETGRVLPKCDHSFHIECIDMWFHSHSTCPICRSPVEPVADNPVSEIKEVGSGSCLPESHTDASTSSFNERCSITVEVPRRNGILEDESATESPSSYRSPMSRMLSFTRMLSRERKGNASSPSGNAVSGGAGSLNESDIEKGRDETNRTQIKLGGDSVV